In one Pseudomonas fitomaticsae genomic region, the following are encoded:
- a CDS encoding DUF58 domain-containing protein yields MKPSRLLLIWLAILLAIGIVLGALQALDVEVPSSLLSINWGLLLALFALSLLDALRLKRLPSPRVQRQMPGSLALGRWSEIRLEVEHDFDQPLAIQIFDHVPDGLSFENLPLDTELQPGQRSLIGYRLRPLKRGHFTFDTCELNLPSPFGLWSGKRLLNITDHTRVYPDFARLYGGQLLAVDNWLSQLGVRQRQRRGQGMEFHQLREFREGDSLRQIDWKATARHRTPIAREYEDERDQQIVFMLDCGRQMRSQDGELSHFDHALNACLLLSYVALRQGDAVGLSTFASDQPRFIAPIKGEGQLKVLLNGVYDLDSTQCSADYPAAVNQLLARQKRRALVVLVTNVRDEGDEELLSAMTQLGKQHRVLIASLYEERLEDVRLTPVQSLTDALAYCATVDYLNGTARLHEQLRTHGVPIINALPSELGAELVTRYLAWKKSEAL; encoded by the coding sequence GTGAAACCCTCGCGCCTGCTGTTGATCTGGCTGGCGATCCTGCTGGCCATCGGTATTGTGCTGGGCGCGTTGCAGGCGCTGGACGTCGAGGTGCCATCGAGCCTGCTGTCGATCAACTGGGGATTGTTGCTGGCGCTGTTCGCGCTGAGCCTGCTGGACGCGCTGCGCCTCAAGCGCCTGCCCTCGCCCCGCGTGCAACGACAGATGCCCGGCAGCCTGGCCCTCGGTCGCTGGAGCGAAATCCGGCTGGAAGTCGAACATGATTTCGACCAACCACTGGCCATTCAAATTTTCGATCACGTACCCGATGGCCTGAGTTTCGAAAACCTGCCACTCGACACCGAGCTACAACCCGGCCAGCGCAGCCTGATCGGCTATCGCCTGCGTCCGCTCAAACGCGGCCACTTCACCTTCGACACCTGCGAACTCAACCTGCCCAGCCCCTTCGGCCTGTGGTCCGGCAAACGCCTGCTGAACATCACCGACCACACCCGCGTCTATCCCGACTTCGCCCGCCTCTACGGCGGCCAATTGCTGGCGGTGGACAACTGGCTCAGCCAGCTCGGCGTACGTCAGCGCCAACGCAGAGGCCAGGGTATGGAGTTCCATCAACTGCGGGAATTTCGCGAAGGCGACAGCCTGCGCCAGATCGACTGGAAAGCCACCGCCCGCCATCGCACGCCGATTGCCCGGGAGTACGAAGACGAACGGGATCAGCAGATCGTTTTCATGCTCGACTGCGGACGGCAGATGCGCAGTCAGGATGGGGAACTGTCGCACTTTGATCATGCGCTCAATGCCTGTCTGCTGTTGAGTTATGTGGCGTTGCGGCAGGGGGATGCGGTGGGATTGTCCACCTTTGCCAGTGATCAGCCGCGGTTTATCGCACCGATCAAAGGTGAGGGGCAGCTCAAGGTGCTGCTCAACGGTGTTTATGATCTGGATAGCACGCAGTGTTCGGCGGATTATCCGGCGGCGGTGAATCAGTTACTGGCCAGACAGAAGCGTCGGGCGCTCGTGGTGCTGGTGACGAATGTGCGGGATGAGGGCGATGAAGAACTGCTGAGCGCCATGACTCAACTGGGCAAGCAACACCGTGTACTGATTGCAAGCCTGTACGAAGAAAGACTCGAAGACGTGCGGCTGACTCCGGTTCAATCGCTGACGGATGCGCTGGCCTATTGTGCAACGGTGGATTACTTGAACGGCACGGCAAGACTCCATGAGCAGTTGAGGACTCATGGAGTACCGATCATCAATGCCCTGCCCTCGGAACTGGGCGCCGAGTTGGTGACGCGATATCTGGCCTGGAAAAAAAGCGAAGCCTTGTGA
- a CDS encoding Tc toxin subunit A-related protein produces the protein MLNKTSGELSALRRNALIDFCLHAKHDKAGHPFPMNTQSADDLWEWLRSDPLDSDEIETSWVAEAVSCLQAYIHAVFQKLEPGYDGREFDPDLLQEWELAGSYGPWSASMLLKCTPEDYITPYVRIRKTDLFRALESHVNQTSITDESVLKGTQRYLRSFEETCNLNVLTGYLDGANPLNTRYYLVGRQRVAPYGWFWREANIELAVDSPSVNPTAWREWKPADIPTDDTVLDCRMVFWEGRACMVWVQWRPGVFDNAGELQSLHELEVMVAFIALDDSWSPPIRLHLLQTDKDVSKDCRLVAVILRDEIDTSYPKGRLAVHVTNAQPKLATSSALSVAIYETRDSLFRKVKDETAVMDYLASHLFVEHRTLQQKMRPQLFPAVDSRISKPGTLAEYLGIKAYIVRNSPTEHSLWVQGYCAHVSRGDGTNVEFTLTVESTTGEDPDPVTASYSSSGGWATKWLEITRSAFNSSTITVKLTGAANNGERALVLTVPATLGDHGPLPYIHDTDAQGAQFLAFNQPTDVLKLKYVRLNTLIGHELVLRSSVSIGALLDWATQFPKEPPLPDGPAEPNGPFDGANGLFFWELFFHLPHLIAARLRDENRFEAAQRWLHFIFNPQSPAKPAQGDTSARPQYWHCRPLDVGKPDICCCYEVFAPGDPDAIAYSSPWHYKVVIFLDYVNNLIAWGDWLYRQMTRDSLTAAKLQYVRARSLMGARPDTRSVNRWVAKELGELVGEMQTRTALADFEKTLLLQEESLPVRAERTQHLGVYGTSSFKIPVSPRLLRFFDLPHQRIDNIRHGRTIDGKLASIPRFTAMDPSKLLSRLAAGNAGPVRPMGGQLRVAVYRWNVLFDAALQMVQHLQELGYEVQRLLEHQDRVQQETLQQRHLTELGEFARRAQEESIAREVESLTALQHSRTMAEEREVHYSDLYDKHISPDEFKVMEHVEAASGFVARATGFQLGAAVIHAFPNIFGLANGGHQPGHLVSAVGFGFQIAADVQRANADKTATSESYRRRREEWRFLRNQATAEKNAISAQIAGQERAINAARINLEHTLAANDQALKLFEFLQARATNLELYQWLMGQLQTLHFQAYDAAVALCLSAQTALRAETCEFDAYQLDTDVWRDQRRGLTAGATLQAGLLRMRSEYLQRRERRQEIVKTVSLQRLFDDPATRPKGLDNWAAALKHLREEGALDFELIQLLFDRDYHDHYCRQISRVEVSLPVLTGPFENVVANLIQVGSYIATKPSNESLEYLHSGEGVAPVDVLINLSSGQQVSLSSGLDDTGIVSLRADEGMTLPFENTGAVSRWRIVFPWHVKQQPMLLSLTDIVIKVFYTAKVGDLAFSRKVQELVNEAERKVEGAQS, from the coding sequence ATGCTCAACAAAACTTCAGGTGAGCTGTCCGCCCTGCGTCGCAATGCGTTGATTGATTTCTGTCTTCACGCAAAGCATGACAAGGCCGGTCATCCTTTTCCGATGAATACCCAATCGGCGGATGACCTCTGGGAATGGCTGCGCTCCGACCCGCTGGACAGCGACGAGATTGAAACCTCGTGGGTGGCGGAGGCCGTGAGCTGTTTGCAGGCCTACATTCATGCGGTGTTCCAGAAGCTCGAACCGGGGTATGACGGGCGGGAATTCGATCCCGACCTACTGCAAGAGTGGGAGCTCGCGGGCAGTTACGGGCCGTGGTCGGCAAGTATGCTGCTGAAGTGCACACCTGAGGATTACATCACGCCTTATGTGCGCATCCGTAAAACCGACTTGTTCAGGGCGCTCGAGAGTCATGTGAATCAGACCTCGATCACTGATGAGTCGGTGCTCAAGGGTACGCAGCGCTACCTGCGCAGCTTTGAAGAAACCTGCAATCTGAATGTCCTGACCGGTTATCTGGACGGAGCCAATCCGTTGAACACGCGTTATTACCTGGTGGGCAGGCAACGCGTTGCACCTTATGGCTGGTTCTGGCGTGAGGCCAATATCGAACTCGCGGTCGACTCGCCATCGGTCAACCCGACGGCCTGGCGAGAATGGAAACCTGCCGACATTCCCACTGATGACACGGTGCTGGACTGTCGGATGGTCTTTTGGGAAGGTCGGGCATGTATGGTCTGGGTCCAATGGCGCCCGGGCGTTTTCGATAACGCAGGTGAGCTGCAAAGCCTCCATGAGCTTGAGGTCATGGTGGCGTTCATCGCGCTGGACGACAGTTGGTCACCGCCCATTCGCTTGCATCTGCTGCAGACGGACAAAGACGTATCGAAGGATTGCCGGTTGGTCGCGGTGATTTTGCGCGACGAGATCGATACCTCGTATCCCAAGGGCAGGCTGGCGGTGCATGTGACCAATGCCCAGCCCAAACTCGCTACGTCGTCAGCGCTGTCTGTCGCGATCTATGAAACCCGTGACTCGCTGTTTCGCAAAGTGAAGGATGAAACGGCGGTCATGGATTACCTGGCCAGTCACTTGTTTGTCGAGCACCGTACGCTTCAGCAAAAAATGCGGCCACAGTTGTTTCCGGCCGTTGACAGCCGGATCTCCAAGCCCGGCACGCTGGCCGAGTACCTGGGGATCAAGGCTTATATCGTGCGTAACAGCCCTACTGAGCACTCGCTCTGGGTTCAGGGGTATTGTGCTCATGTCTCACGTGGCGATGGTACGAACGTTGAGTTCACGCTGACAGTCGAATCCACCACCGGTGAGGACCCGGATCCAGTTACTGCCAGTTACTCGAGTTCCGGCGGATGGGCAACGAAATGGCTGGAAATCACGCGGTCGGCGTTCAACAGCAGCACGATCACCGTGAAGCTAACAGGCGCCGCAAACAACGGTGAGCGAGCCCTCGTCCTGACGGTCCCCGCCACGCTCGGTGATCATGGACCTCTGCCGTACATCCATGACACCGATGCGCAGGGAGCCCAGTTTCTGGCCTTCAATCAGCCGACAGACGTTTTGAAGTTGAAATACGTCCGGCTCAATACATTGATCGGCCACGAACTGGTGCTGCGTTCCAGTGTATCGATCGGGGCGTTGCTGGACTGGGCGACGCAGTTTCCGAAGGAGCCGCCTTTGCCCGATGGACCGGCCGAGCCGAACGGTCCGTTCGATGGCGCCAACGGTCTGTTTTTCTGGGAGCTGTTTTTTCACTTGCCGCATCTGATTGCCGCCCGACTGCGTGACGAGAACCGTTTTGAAGCGGCCCAGCGCTGGCTGCATTTCATATTCAATCCGCAGTCGCCCGCGAAACCGGCGCAGGGTGATACTTCGGCAAGACCGCAATACTGGCACTGCCGGCCTCTGGACGTGGGAAAACCCGACATCTGCTGTTGCTATGAAGTCTTTGCACCGGGGGATCCGGATGCCATCGCTTATTCATCGCCCTGGCATTACAAGGTCGTGATTTTCCTCGACTACGTGAACAACCTCATCGCCTGGGGCGACTGGCTCTATCGACAGATGACGCGAGACAGCCTGACGGCCGCCAAACTGCAGTATGTCCGGGCCCGATCGCTGATGGGCGCGAGGCCGGATACCCGTAGCGTCAATCGCTGGGTTGCAAAAGAACTCGGTGAGCTCGTGGGAGAGATGCAGACCCGGACGGCCCTCGCGGATTTTGAAAAGACACTGCTGCTGCAAGAGGAAAGTTTGCCGGTCAGGGCTGAGCGTACTCAGCATTTGGGTGTCTACGGCACGTCTTCTTTCAAGATCCCGGTCAGTCCGCGTTTGCTGAGGTTCTTTGACCTGCCTCACCAGCGAATCGACAACATCCGTCATGGTCGGACAATCGACGGCAAGCTTGCCTCCATTCCTCGTTTTACCGCCATGGATCCAAGTAAGTTGTTGAGCCGCCTGGCAGCCGGTAACGCAGGACCGGTGCGACCGATGGGCGGACAGTTGCGAGTGGCGGTCTATCGCTGGAACGTACTGTTCGATGCAGCGTTGCAGATGGTGCAGCACTTGCAGGAGCTGGGTTACGAAGTACAGCGTCTGCTTGAACATCAGGATCGTGTCCAGCAGGAGACGTTGCAGCAACGCCATTTGACTGAGCTGGGCGAATTCGCTCGTCGGGCACAGGAAGAATCCATTGCACGTGAGGTCGAGAGCCTGACGGCGCTGCAGCACAGCAGAACCATGGCCGAAGAGCGTGAGGTGCACTACTCCGATCTGTACGACAAGCACATTTCTCCCGATGAGTTCAAAGTCATGGAGCATGTTGAAGCAGCTTCGGGCTTCGTTGCTCGGGCCACTGGCTTTCAACTGGGGGCGGCGGTCATCCATGCGTTCCCCAACATCTTCGGATTGGCCAATGGCGGTCATCAGCCAGGTCATCTTGTAAGCGCCGTGGGGTTTGGTTTTCAGATCGCTGCAGACGTGCAGCGCGCCAATGCCGATAAGACGGCCACCTCCGAAAGCTATCGTCGTCGCCGAGAGGAATGGCGGTTTCTGCGTAATCAGGCCACTGCTGAAAAGAATGCGATCAGTGCCCAGATTGCGGGCCAGGAACGGGCCATCAATGCCGCAAGGATCAATCTGGAACACACCCTTGCCGCGAATGACCAGGCGCTCAAACTGTTCGAGTTCCTGCAGGCCCGGGCGACCAATCTGGAGCTTTACCAGTGGTTGATGGGGCAACTGCAGACCTTGCACTTTCAGGCGTATGACGCCGCTGTTGCTCTGTGCCTGAGCGCCCAGACAGCCTTACGAGCGGAAACCTGTGAGTTCGATGCCTATCAACTGGACACCGATGTCTGGCGTGACCAGCGGCGCGGCTTGACGGCTGGCGCGACATTGCAGGCCGGTCTGTTGCGAATGCGCTCGGAGTATCTGCAACGCCGGGAGCGACGCCAGGAGATCGTCAAGACCGTATCGCTGCAACGGCTGTTCGATGATCCGGCAACCCGGCCAAAGGGTTTGGACAACTGGGCTGCTGCGCTGAAGCACTTGCGGGAGGAGGGCGCGCTGGATTTCGAGCTGATTCAGCTGCTGTTCGATCGCGACTACCACGATCATTACTGCCGCCAGATTTCTCGCGTTGAAGTCAGTCTGCCGGTGCTTACCGGGCCCTTCGAAAATGTGGTGGCGAATCTGATACAGGTTGGCAGTTATATCGCCACAAAACCGTCGAACGAGTCTTTGGAATATCTGCACTCCGGTGAGGGCGTTGCGCCTGTCGATGTGCTGATCAACCTGAGCAGCGGGCAACAGGTTTCCCTGTCCTCCGGTCTGGACGACACGGGCATTGTCTCTCTCAGAGCTGACGAAGGCATGACGCTGCCGTTTGAAAACACCGGTGCCGTTTCGCGCTGGCGGATCGTATTTCCTTGGCATGTGAAGCAACAGCCAATGCTGTTATCGCTGACCGATATCGTGATCAAGGTGTTTTACACCGCCAAGGTCGGGGATCTGGCTTTTTCCAGAAAAGTACAGGAACTGGTGAACGAGGCTGAGCGCAAGGTCGAGGGAGCGCAATCATGA
- a CDS encoding Tc toxin subunit A yields MNRSPAQIAQKMFTQAVGKPKRSSTMALTRFFKAGGSVAALAQKGVDGLMHDYGLNRQQVGEFQQRLNVLSTVILRQFIEHQLTTADAKAVARTGLKNGPTYSLLFNPNFDALCPPDAIEAIHSPAAYLTALLHWALHRLGVTDGKDFPLVGRRTDLEKLLIDVKAVHGAVSSVEVISHVMERFITATLGPIQNLDEALSQKAFPRELPFHWPWVTLDHVLKGHGESVGSIVRLCDLQYPYFLRSAPWSDKSDDALVQATRLSPSQRTILTEAPHFPDGADEFYLKYLGLKDISVGNLRLVSVFNERMKLDTPALEALLSIEGFTPFLSENAPRSPIGAGPYPITGGDHGSVFIHERKFPPISIVKNGVDLLNRLEHMDPDRVDRANRIVRLTDWLRLASHETDRLIVAAMLAEVPPPTPSRYWITANTLRALGLFQALREVFGCTAEDFAAFIGPLSVFGRGTERAQYDRIFNSGATGSRPLVLDDRSFPVIPVTAADLLTVKQLCAGLGTDTETYFYLANLIAAAHGLTQLECSLTIVSSFYRMVRLPRLLGVTPIEAVLLLNLKGGQVWVNTLAGVPQINNRQSADTPDVLSVIHALMDGVQWAQSVQLPVHWVVQQATVWPPNRPDERQLTLFDQWRRQVPVAQVTEDVLKMAGIEPLSNNRQWLRALAALVDEQGLIRDFVESTDQTYEAHAREMTERAVVSETGRLDTGLVELILAVVLRCRASQNNMVQEGLAAYGGLKPELVLQVLRWSGANVHFVLARVLASPETFGDSGTVLRREDSPSDPVLQALAEFSRRSAVVARLELSGEFLTYFIATGYRQWFGLNSIDVFDLSTLYYLTVYKRALGMSDQPETRLVDYLRRISALPANLNNHGLELVQERAAKWLAELFNWSVDEVRICAAHVNPSKGLVVTLQQLDVLIRIRLLAKKTGQSARTLLELGKLPPDSEYAEYDHAADLVRASLTTTTEATYADDVMAVGLDVIVGWTTVPDPVRLIANKPGEFAEFTITVKNREGQARLNVNVHCATTLGRFETSMITTDINGTATVKFFPGSRMGSVTPVFWLDLGEETAAPSIEIGPDMATLHLRSQNPFPVPDSTVLIGTPVTYRAVVQDDYDNPITGASVTWKLDPLPQGEIKTVTDRLGRTEVTFTSAEAVTVKVKATAENATSVTFRDVKFVEPLPLRRREPAPRKQRKQ; encoded by the coding sequence ATGAACCGCTCTCCCGCTCAGATCGCTCAGAAGATGTTCACTCAAGCGGTCGGTAAACCCAAACGCTCGTCCACGATGGCACTGACACGTTTTTTCAAGGCGGGGGGATCGGTCGCCGCACTGGCGCAGAAAGGCGTCGACGGGTTGATGCATGACTATGGCCTGAACCGGCAACAGGTCGGCGAGTTCCAGCAGCGCCTCAATGTGCTGTCGACCGTGATATTGCGGCAGTTCATCGAGCACCAGTTGACCACCGCAGATGCCAAGGCTGTTGCGCGTACGGGGCTCAAAAACGGTCCGACTTACTCCTTGTTGTTCAACCCGAATTTTGACGCCTTGTGCCCGCCGGATGCGATCGAAGCCATTCATTCGCCTGCGGCGTATCTGACAGCCCTGTTGCATTGGGCACTGCATCGGCTGGGTGTGACCGATGGCAAGGACTTCCCGTTGGTGGGACGGCGTACAGATCTCGAAAAACTGTTGATTGATGTCAAGGCCGTCCACGGTGCCGTGTCGTCGGTGGAAGTGATCAGCCACGTCATGGAGCGCTTCATCACCGCCACGCTGGGGCCCATTCAAAACCTCGACGAGGCGTTGAGCCAGAAGGCATTTCCCCGTGAACTGCCCTTTCACTGGCCCTGGGTCACGCTCGACCATGTGCTCAAGGGGCATGGCGAATCGGTGGGCAGCATAGTGCGTCTGTGCGATTTGCAGTATCCGTACTTTCTTCGTTCGGCACCGTGGAGCGACAAGTCGGATGACGCCCTCGTTCAAGCTACACGGTTGAGTCCATCACAGCGGACAATCCTGACCGAGGCGCCGCATTTTCCAGACGGGGCGGACGAGTTCTATCTGAAATACCTTGGTCTGAAGGATATTTCGGTTGGCAATCTGAGGCTCGTCTCCGTTTTCAATGAACGAATGAAACTGGATACGCCGGCGCTTGAGGCATTGCTTTCGATTGAAGGTTTTACTCCCTTCCTGTCCGAAAATGCGCCGCGCTCCCCGATAGGCGCAGGCCCATACCCTATAACAGGCGGGGATCATGGGTCTGTTTTCATACATGAGAGAAAGTTTCCGCCCATTAGCATCGTAAAAAACGGCGTGGATCTGCTTAACCGTTTGGAGCATATGGATCCCGACCGGGTTGACCGTGCCAATCGTATAGTGCGACTGACGGACTGGTTGCGGTTGGCCAGTCACGAGACCGATCGACTGATCGTTGCGGCAATGCTCGCTGAAGTGCCCCCACCTACCCCCTCTCGCTACTGGATCACAGCCAATACGCTGCGAGCTCTCGGCCTGTTCCAGGCACTGCGAGAGGTCTTTGGATGCACCGCAGAAGACTTCGCCGCCTTTATCGGGCCGCTTTCCGTTTTCGGGCGCGGCACGGAGCGTGCCCAATACGATCGGATTTTCAACAGTGGTGCCACGGGTTCTCGTCCTTTGGTACTTGATGACCGATCCTTCCCGGTGATTCCCGTGACCGCTGCCGACCTGCTTACGGTCAAGCAATTGTGCGCTGGCCTGGGCACTGATACGGAAACCTATTTTTACCTCGCCAACCTGATTGCCGCCGCTCACGGTCTGACTCAGCTCGAATGCAGCTTGACGATCGTGTCCAGCTTTTATCGCATGGTCAGGCTGCCCCGGCTACTGGGGGTCACTCCGATCGAGGCGGTCCTGTTGTTGAACCTTAAGGGAGGTCAGGTCTGGGTGAACACGCTGGCCGGCGTGCCGCAGATCAACAACCGACAATCAGCTGATACACCGGACGTATTGAGTGTGATCCATGCCTTGATGGATGGCGTGCAATGGGCTCAGAGCGTGCAGTTACCGGTGCACTGGGTGGTGCAACAAGCGACAGTCTGGCCACCGAACCGGCCCGATGAAAGACAGCTCACACTGTTCGATCAGTGGCGTCGGCAGGTCCCGGTGGCTCAGGTGACGGAAGATGTACTGAAAATGGCCGGTATCGAGCCCTTGTCGAACAATCGCCAGTGGCTACGGGCGTTGGCGGCGCTGGTGGACGAGCAGGGCCTGATTCGTGATTTTGTTGAATCAACGGATCAGACCTACGAAGCCCATGCCAGGGAAATGACGGAGCGGGCTGTGGTGTCTGAGACGGGACGTCTCGATACAGGTCTGGTGGAGCTGATTCTGGCGGTCGTGCTGCGTTGCCGCGCCAGTCAGAACAATATGGTGCAGGAGGGGTTGGCGGCGTATGGCGGTCTGAAGCCGGAGCTGGTTCTGCAGGTGCTTCGCTGGTCCGGCGCCAATGTGCATTTCGTATTGGCTCGGGTGCTCGCGTCGCCGGAAACTTTCGGGGACAGCGGGACTGTGCTGCGGCGGGAAGATTCTCCGAGCGATCCTGTTCTCCAGGCGTTGGCCGAGTTCTCGAGACGCAGCGCCGTGGTCGCGAGACTGGAGCTCAGCGGTGAATTCCTGACTTACTTCATCGCGACCGGGTATCGCCAATGGTTCGGTCTGAATTCGATCGACGTATTCGACCTTTCAACACTGTATTACCTGACAGTCTACAAACGTGCCCTGGGCATGAGCGATCAGCCGGAAACGAGGCTGGTTGACTATTTGCGCCGCATTAGCGCGTTGCCGGCCAACCTGAACAACCACGGTCTTGAGCTGGTTCAGGAGCGTGCCGCGAAGTGGCTCGCCGAGCTGTTCAACTGGAGCGTGGATGAAGTACGCATCTGCGCCGCCCATGTGAACCCGTCGAAAGGCTTGGTCGTGACCCTGCAACAGCTTGATGTGCTGATCCGCATTCGTTTGTTGGCCAAAAAGACCGGTCAGAGTGCCAGGACACTCCTCGAGCTCGGAAAGCTGCCACCGGACAGCGAATATGCCGAATATGATCACGCCGCAGACCTTGTCAGAGCCAGCCTGACGACCACCACCGAAGCGACTTATGCAGACGACGTCATGGCCGTGGGGCTGGACGTGATCGTGGGCTGGACGACGGTACCCGATCCCGTCAGGTTGATCGCCAACAAACCGGGCGAATTTGCCGAATTTACCATCACGGTAAAGAACCGCGAAGGTCAGGCGCGATTGAACGTCAATGTTCATTGCGCCACCACGCTGGGCCGGTTTGAAACTTCAATGATCACCACCGACATCAACGGCACGGCGACGGTGAAATTTTTCCCGGGCAGCCGGATGGGTAGCGTCACTCCCGTTTTCTGGCTGGATCTGGGTGAGGAAACGGCCGCACCGAGCATAGAGATCGGGCCTGATATGGCCACACTCCATTTGAGATCCCAAAACCCTTTTCCTGTGCCCGACAGCACAGTGCTGATCGGAACGCCGGTGACCTACCGCGCCGTCGTCCAGGACGACTACGACAACCCCATCACAGGCGCATCGGTGACCTGGAAACTCGATCCGCTGCCTCAGGGGGAGATCAAGACTGTCACTGACCGACTGGGGCGCACCGAGGTGACGTTCACCAGTGCCGAGGCGGTCACCGTGAAGGTTAAAGCGACCGCAGAAAACGCAACGTCCGTCACGTTCCGGGACGTGAAGTTTGTCGAACCCCTTCCTTTGCGCCGGCGAGAGCCGGCGCCCCGCAAGCAACGCAAACAGTGA